A single window of Gambusia affinis linkage group LG18, SWU_Gaff_1.0, whole genome shotgun sequence DNA harbors:
- the si:dkey-9k7.3 gene encoding circularly permutated Ras protein 1 isoform X3 encodes MEFACSHVVCNWGSDGTAGNSQFGPDYENSMILQTGPSPPPLPPRRLRKPRPISLPSMSFLPSQLPVTPFSLPPPVPPRLDLLEEENRFKVNINVISLGLGKLADMSQDAGLETFQNPVICGKCSAALSCLSSVWKKLWVCEFCGYENGVDESLAQVCIGQRAGVRTDDLYLPRMSEDDYQNLEDTMVVFCVDISGSMTVTTEVTSNNGSTVHISRLEGIQDALQRTLTFTLQQTPRRRVALVTFNDEVVIYGDGTRAPLTIKDWALVDYEHIWKQALGYSVPHCIAETHQHLTQRVKELRENGATALGPAALASVALASKYPGSKVILCTDGRANIGLGDMEQAQSSHAAAPYFYRELALQAVEKGVIISVMSFKGTDCCLADIGRLADVTGGRVNIVSIGTMATEIQSISEDNVLATSVTATLLAPDGVYFPYADENNHKLVREIGNVTKGLEITFQFAVKPDYMEYCLQRNTLPFQLQLSFKTRDQQKVTRIITEQRPVTTSSQILLGRLNTAVLAVHCAQLCAGLTMEGRVTEAQKQLEAHQNLLHHISRLRPIQKEESIYGNWMETMTTICGNMKADSQSLSDEAAEVVYQMKRASSLSSNYTAHVQKKTLARKKVMEAV; translated from the exons ATGGAGTTTGCTTGCAGCCATGTCGTATGTAACTGGGGCTCAGATGGAACAG CAGGTAATTCTCAGTTTGGACCCGACTATGAAAACAGTATGATTCTACAAACAG GTCCAAGTCCTCCTCCGCTGCCTCCACGCCGCCTGAGAAAACCTCGACCCATTTCCCTTCCCAGTATGTCTTTTCTCCCCTCTCAACTTCCTGTCactcctttctctctccctcctccggTTCCTCCCAGAC TTGATTTGCTGGAAGAAGAAAATCGTTTTAAGGTCAACATCAATGTCATCTCACTTGGTCTTGGAAAACTGGCTGACATGAGCCAAG atgcAGGTCTAGAGACCTTCCAGAACCCGGTGATTTGTGGGAAATGTAGTGCTGCATTGTCCTGTCTCAGCTCAGTATGGAAGAAG TTGTGGGTATGCGAGTTCTGTGGATATGAAAACGGTGTAGACGAAAGTTTGGCCCAAGTGTGCATCGGTCAGCGAGCGGGTGTGCGCACTGACGACCTTTACCTGCCGAGAATGAGCGAAGACGATTACCAGAACCTGGAGGACACGATGGTTGTTTTCTGTGTGGACATTTCTGGCAGCATGACGGTCACAACAGAG GTGACTTCAAACAACGGCTCAACGGTTCACATATCCAGATTAGAG GGAATCCAGGATGCTCTTCAGAGGACGCTAACGTTTACGCTGCAGCAGACGCCGCGCCGTAGGGTGGCCCTCGTCACCTTTAATGATGAG GTTGTTATCTACGGGGATGGTACTCGGGCTCCGCTCACCATCAAGGACTGGGCTTTGGTTGACTACGAACACATCTGGAAACAGGCTTTGGGTTACAGTGTCCCTCACTGCATCGCTGAGACACACCAGCATCTCACCCAGAGAGTCAAAGA GTTAAGGGAAAATGGAGCAACAGCTCTCGGTCCGGCAGCGTTAGCTTCAGTAGCTTTAGCATCAAAATACCCCGGCTCCAAG GTCATTTTGTGCACTGACGGCAGAGCCAACATCGGACTCGGTGACATGGAGCAAGCTCAGTCCTCTCACGCAGCGGCTCCATATTTCTACAGAGAGCTGGCTCTGCAGGCGGTAGAGAAAGG agTCATAATCTCAGTAATGTCCTTTAAAGGGACAGACTGCTGCTTGGCTGACATTGGGAGACTGGCTGATGTGACTGGAGGAAGG GTGAACATTGTTAGCATTGGCACCATGGCGACAGAGATCCAGTCCATTTCTGAAGACAACGTGTTAGCAACAAGTGTAACTGCAACCCTGCTGGCTCCTGATGGAGT ATATTTCCCATATGCAGATGAGAACAATCACAAACTGGTGAGAGAGATCGGAAACGTAACAAAGGGACTGGAGATCACCTTCCAGTTTGCTGTGAAACCAGATTACATGGAAT ATTGTCTCCAGAGGAACACGCTTCCattccagctgcagctcagcttcAAGACCAGAGACCAGCAAAAAGTCACTCGCATCATTACCGAACAACGGCCCGTTACCACCAgcag TCAGATTCTCCTGGGAAGACTCAACACGGCGGTGCTGGCCGTCCACTGTGCTCAGCTCTGCGCCGGTTTAACCATGGAGGGCCGCGTGACCGAAGCCCAGAAGCAGCTAGAGGCTCACCAAAACCTGCTTCATCACATCAG TAGGTTGAGGCCAATCCAAAAGGAAGAGAGTATCTACGGTAACTGGATGGAAACCATGACGACAATTTGTGGCAACATGAAAGCAGATTCTCAG tctctgtCGGACGAAGCAGCTGAGGTGGTGTACCAGATGAAGAGAGCCAGCAGCCTCAGCAGCAACTACACGGCTCACGTCCAGAAAAAGACTTTAGCACGAAAAAAGGTCATGGAGGCGGTGTGA
- the si:dkey-9k7.3 gene encoding circularly permutated Ras protein 1 isoform X1 translates to MHSTDLLHERKAFSITTCTRCTQTTTKILKISVHRCGSQMEFACSHVVCNWGSDGTAGNSQFGPDYENSMILQTGPSPPPLPPRRLRKPRPISLPSMSFLPSQLPVTPFSLPPPVPPRLDLLEEENRFKVNINVISLGLGKLADMSQDAGLETFQNPVICGKCSAALSCLSSVWKKLWVCEFCGYENGVDESLAQVCIGQRAGVRTDDLYLPRMSEDDYQNLEDTMVVFCVDISGSMTVTTEVTSNNGSTVHISRLEGIQDALQRTLTFTLQQTPRRRVALVTFNDEVVIYGDGTRAPLTIKDWALVDYEHIWKQALGYSVPHCIAETHQHLTQRVKELRENGATALGPAALASVALASKYPGSKVILCTDGRANIGLGDMEQAQSSHAAAPYFYRELALQAVEKGVIISVMSFKGTDCCLADIGRLADVTGGRVNIVSIGTMATEIQSISEDNVLATSVTATLLAPDGVYFPYADENNHKLVREIGNVTKGLEITFQFAVKPDYMEYCLQRNTLPFQLQLSFKTRDQQKVTRIITEQRPVTTSSQILLGRLNTAVLAVHCAQLCAGLTMEGRVTEAQKQLEAHQNLLHHISRLRPIQKEESIYGNWMETMTTICGNMKADSQSLSDEAAEVVYQMKRASSLSSNYTAHVQKKTLARKKVMEAV, encoded by the exons attttaaagatttctgtCCATCGTTGTGGTTCCCAGATGGAGTTTGCTTGCAGCCATGTCGTATGTAACTGGGGCTCAGATGGAACAG CAGGTAATTCTCAGTTTGGACCCGACTATGAAAACAGTATGATTCTACAAACAG GTCCAAGTCCTCCTCCGCTGCCTCCACGCCGCCTGAGAAAACCTCGACCCATTTCCCTTCCCAGTATGTCTTTTCTCCCCTCTCAACTTCCTGTCactcctttctctctccctcctccggTTCCTCCCAGAC TTGATTTGCTGGAAGAAGAAAATCGTTTTAAGGTCAACATCAATGTCATCTCACTTGGTCTTGGAAAACTGGCTGACATGAGCCAAG atgcAGGTCTAGAGACCTTCCAGAACCCGGTGATTTGTGGGAAATGTAGTGCTGCATTGTCCTGTCTCAGCTCAGTATGGAAGAAG TTGTGGGTATGCGAGTTCTGTGGATATGAAAACGGTGTAGACGAAAGTTTGGCCCAAGTGTGCATCGGTCAGCGAGCGGGTGTGCGCACTGACGACCTTTACCTGCCGAGAATGAGCGAAGACGATTACCAGAACCTGGAGGACACGATGGTTGTTTTCTGTGTGGACATTTCTGGCAGCATGACGGTCACAACAGAG GTGACTTCAAACAACGGCTCAACGGTTCACATATCCAGATTAGAG GGAATCCAGGATGCTCTTCAGAGGACGCTAACGTTTACGCTGCAGCAGACGCCGCGCCGTAGGGTGGCCCTCGTCACCTTTAATGATGAG GTTGTTATCTACGGGGATGGTACTCGGGCTCCGCTCACCATCAAGGACTGGGCTTTGGTTGACTACGAACACATCTGGAAACAGGCTTTGGGTTACAGTGTCCCTCACTGCATCGCTGAGACACACCAGCATCTCACCCAGAGAGTCAAAGA GTTAAGGGAAAATGGAGCAACAGCTCTCGGTCCGGCAGCGTTAGCTTCAGTAGCTTTAGCATCAAAATACCCCGGCTCCAAG GTCATTTTGTGCACTGACGGCAGAGCCAACATCGGACTCGGTGACATGGAGCAAGCTCAGTCCTCTCACGCAGCGGCTCCATATTTCTACAGAGAGCTGGCTCTGCAGGCGGTAGAGAAAGG agTCATAATCTCAGTAATGTCCTTTAAAGGGACAGACTGCTGCTTGGCTGACATTGGGAGACTGGCTGATGTGACTGGAGGAAGG GTGAACATTGTTAGCATTGGCACCATGGCGACAGAGATCCAGTCCATTTCTGAAGACAACGTGTTAGCAACAAGTGTAACTGCAACCCTGCTGGCTCCTGATGGAGT ATATTTCCCATATGCAGATGAGAACAATCACAAACTGGTGAGAGAGATCGGAAACGTAACAAAGGGACTGGAGATCACCTTCCAGTTTGCTGTGAAACCAGATTACATGGAAT ATTGTCTCCAGAGGAACACGCTTCCattccagctgcagctcagcttcAAGACCAGAGACCAGCAAAAAGTCACTCGCATCATTACCGAACAACGGCCCGTTACCACCAgcag TCAGATTCTCCTGGGAAGACTCAACACGGCGGTGCTGGCCGTCCACTGTGCTCAGCTCTGCGCCGGTTTAACCATGGAGGGCCGCGTGACCGAAGCCCAGAAGCAGCTAGAGGCTCACCAAAACCTGCTTCATCACATCAG TAGGTTGAGGCCAATCCAAAAGGAAGAGAGTATCTACGGTAACTGGATGGAAACCATGACGACAATTTGTGGCAACATGAAAGCAGATTCTCAG tctctgtCGGACGAAGCAGCTGAGGTGGTGTACCAGATGAAGAGAGCCAGCAGCCTCAGCAGCAACTACACGGCTCACGTCCAGAAAAAGACTTTAGCACGAAAAAAGGTCATGGAGGCGGTGTGA
- the si:dkey-9k7.3 gene encoding circularly permutated Ras protein 1 isoform X2 yields MHSTDLLHERKAFSITTCTRCTQTTTKMEFACSHVVCNWGSDGTAGNSQFGPDYENSMILQTGPSPPPLPPRRLRKPRPISLPSMSFLPSQLPVTPFSLPPPVPPRLDLLEEENRFKVNINVISLGLGKLADMSQDAGLETFQNPVICGKCSAALSCLSSVWKKLWVCEFCGYENGVDESLAQVCIGQRAGVRTDDLYLPRMSEDDYQNLEDTMVVFCVDISGSMTVTTEVTSNNGSTVHISRLEGIQDALQRTLTFTLQQTPRRRVALVTFNDEVVIYGDGTRAPLTIKDWALVDYEHIWKQALGYSVPHCIAETHQHLTQRVKELRENGATALGPAALASVALASKYPGSKVILCTDGRANIGLGDMEQAQSSHAAAPYFYRELALQAVEKGVIISVMSFKGTDCCLADIGRLADVTGGRVNIVSIGTMATEIQSISEDNVLATSVTATLLAPDGVYFPYADENNHKLVREIGNVTKGLEITFQFAVKPDYMEYCLQRNTLPFQLQLSFKTRDQQKVTRIITEQRPVTTSSQILLGRLNTAVLAVHCAQLCAGLTMEGRVTEAQKQLEAHQNLLHHISRLRPIQKEESIYGNWMETMTTICGNMKADSQSLSDEAAEVVYQMKRASSLSSNYTAHVQKKTLARKKVMEAV; encoded by the exons ATGGAGTTTGCTTGCAGCCATGTCGTATGTAACTGGGGCTCAGATGGAACAG CAGGTAATTCTCAGTTTGGACCCGACTATGAAAACAGTATGATTCTACAAACAG GTCCAAGTCCTCCTCCGCTGCCTCCACGCCGCCTGAGAAAACCTCGACCCATTTCCCTTCCCAGTATGTCTTTTCTCCCCTCTCAACTTCCTGTCactcctttctctctccctcctccggTTCCTCCCAGAC TTGATTTGCTGGAAGAAGAAAATCGTTTTAAGGTCAACATCAATGTCATCTCACTTGGTCTTGGAAAACTGGCTGACATGAGCCAAG atgcAGGTCTAGAGACCTTCCAGAACCCGGTGATTTGTGGGAAATGTAGTGCTGCATTGTCCTGTCTCAGCTCAGTATGGAAGAAG TTGTGGGTATGCGAGTTCTGTGGATATGAAAACGGTGTAGACGAAAGTTTGGCCCAAGTGTGCATCGGTCAGCGAGCGGGTGTGCGCACTGACGACCTTTACCTGCCGAGAATGAGCGAAGACGATTACCAGAACCTGGAGGACACGATGGTTGTTTTCTGTGTGGACATTTCTGGCAGCATGACGGTCACAACAGAG GTGACTTCAAACAACGGCTCAACGGTTCACATATCCAGATTAGAG GGAATCCAGGATGCTCTTCAGAGGACGCTAACGTTTACGCTGCAGCAGACGCCGCGCCGTAGGGTGGCCCTCGTCACCTTTAATGATGAG GTTGTTATCTACGGGGATGGTACTCGGGCTCCGCTCACCATCAAGGACTGGGCTTTGGTTGACTACGAACACATCTGGAAACAGGCTTTGGGTTACAGTGTCCCTCACTGCATCGCTGAGACACACCAGCATCTCACCCAGAGAGTCAAAGA GTTAAGGGAAAATGGAGCAACAGCTCTCGGTCCGGCAGCGTTAGCTTCAGTAGCTTTAGCATCAAAATACCCCGGCTCCAAG GTCATTTTGTGCACTGACGGCAGAGCCAACATCGGACTCGGTGACATGGAGCAAGCTCAGTCCTCTCACGCAGCGGCTCCATATTTCTACAGAGAGCTGGCTCTGCAGGCGGTAGAGAAAGG agTCATAATCTCAGTAATGTCCTTTAAAGGGACAGACTGCTGCTTGGCTGACATTGGGAGACTGGCTGATGTGACTGGAGGAAGG GTGAACATTGTTAGCATTGGCACCATGGCGACAGAGATCCAGTCCATTTCTGAAGACAACGTGTTAGCAACAAGTGTAACTGCAACCCTGCTGGCTCCTGATGGAGT ATATTTCCCATATGCAGATGAGAACAATCACAAACTGGTGAGAGAGATCGGAAACGTAACAAAGGGACTGGAGATCACCTTCCAGTTTGCTGTGAAACCAGATTACATGGAAT ATTGTCTCCAGAGGAACACGCTTCCattccagctgcagctcagcttcAAGACCAGAGACCAGCAAAAAGTCACTCGCATCATTACCGAACAACGGCCCGTTACCACCAgcag TCAGATTCTCCTGGGAAGACTCAACACGGCGGTGCTGGCCGTCCACTGTGCTCAGCTCTGCGCCGGTTTAACCATGGAGGGCCGCGTGACCGAAGCCCAGAAGCAGCTAGAGGCTCACCAAAACCTGCTTCATCACATCAG TAGGTTGAGGCCAATCCAAAAGGAAGAGAGTATCTACGGTAACTGGATGGAAACCATGACGACAATTTGTGGCAACATGAAAGCAGATTCTCAG tctctgtCGGACGAAGCAGCTGAGGTGGTGTACCAGATGAAGAGAGCCAGCAGCCTCAGCAGCAACTACACGGCTCACGTCCAGAAAAAGACTTTAGCACGAAAAAAGGTCATGGAGGCGGTGTGA